A single genomic interval of Lysobacter avium harbors:
- a CDS encoding class I fructose-bisphosphate aldolase gives MSIEQLADIAQAMVAPGKGIIAIDESTGTIQKRFDGVGVECTEENRRAYREMLLTTPNLSQHISGAILFDETLRQSTRDGVPFAKVMMDNGIIPGIKVDKGTHALAGFPGEVVTEGLDGLRARLEEYYKLGARFAKWRAVINISDDIPSGTCIEANSHALARYAALCQEQGLVPMVEPEVIMDGNHDIDTCYDVTEVTLRSLFGSLYEHNVMLEGTILKASMVLPGSTCSDTASVEEVAAETLRCLKSTVPATLPGIVFLSGGQSDEDATAHLNAMNLAGPNPWPLSFSYGRAMQSAALAIWAKDITGNIGKAQEMVFERARANGLAALGEWKA, from the coding sequence ATGAGCATCGAACAGCTTGCCGACATCGCCCAGGCAATGGTCGCCCCGGGCAAGGGCATCATCGCGATTGACGAGTCCACCGGGACCATCCAGAAGCGTTTTGACGGCGTCGGTGTCGAGTGCACCGAGGAAAACCGCCGCGCCTACCGCGAGATGCTGCTTACCACCCCGAACCTGAGCCAGCACATCTCCGGCGCGATCCTGTTCGATGAGACCCTGCGCCAGTCCACCAGGGACGGCGTGCCGTTCGCCAAGGTGATGATGGACAACGGCATCATCCCCGGCATCAAGGTCGACAAGGGCACTCACGCCCTGGCCGGCTTCCCGGGCGAGGTGGTCACCGAAGGGCTGGACGGCCTGCGCGCCCGCCTGGAGGAGTACTACAAGCTCGGGGCCCGCTTCGCCAAGTGGCGCGCGGTGATCAACATCAGCGACGACATCCCGTCGGGTACCTGCATCGAAGCCAATTCCCACGCGCTGGCGCGCTACGCCGCGCTGTGCCAGGAGCAGGGCCTGGTGCCGATGGTGGAGCCGGAAGTGATCATGGACGGCAACCACGACATCGACACCTGCTACGACGTCACGGAAGTCACCCTGCGCTCGCTGTTCGGCTCGCTGTACGAGCACAACGTGATGCTGGAAGGCACCATCCTGAAGGCCTCGATGGTCCTGCCGGGTTCGACCTGCAGCGATACCGCGTCGGTCGAAGAAGTGGCCGCCGAGACCCTGCGCTGCCTGAAGTCCACCGTGCCGGCAACCCTGCCGGGCATCGTGTTCCTGTCCGGCGGCCAGTCCGACGAGGACGCCACCGCGCACCTCAACGCGATGAACCTTGCCGGCCCGAACCCGTGGCCGCTGTCGTTCTCCTACGGCCGCGCCATGCAGTCCGCGGCGCTGGCGATCTGGGCCAAGGACATCACCGGCAACATCGGCAAGGCGCAGGAGATGGTGTTCGAGCGCGCCCGCGCCAACGGCCTGGCCGCCCTGGGCGAGTGGAAAGCCTGA